In Carya illinoinensis cultivar Pawnee chromosome 6, C.illinoinensisPawnee_v1, whole genome shotgun sequence, a single genomic region encodes these proteins:
- the LOC122313491 gene encoding E3 ubiquitin-protein ligase MBR2-like — MSHQTSLNNTLDPVERALSNYRVSSGETTFVNTSTHDVLSFSGWNTGEPSSRLNPQNQVNGDGFKIEHGWSSSLNVHSGASPRLEEGRLEVNNILFPGRVNIGLGGSRIRSGPLFMEGSSSNNVPQNVNLNEGYAGNSGNSGGGIESGLGPHRNKSSGAEIEQTSSACGSSTYIETSSGSSSYMVEDSTGGSGSSLGTWGLSCKRKALEGTSGQSYPGGSSNSFPQAENAGWRGGSGGYSSSNSLFILSQDSSDVSPSEQQNLSIGIGIRGGASDAFPSSSVMGNAEIPFRNFVRRPSSGNQQEALPLNLSSTGSNRHSHFFSSHESPRSAPFGDSLDLRPAAVTSASLGGPQSHSHAMHDPGLSGITHPFHWNGASTSRVSGFSNSLNSRERGSSLREEPNLRSITRNATVHPMFEPATDVRNSVNDPTSWSLASRNIGNSDGVTSTTRAGASSSIHMWPNSTWIPHHNPPAQNQLRPSESPWSLFPPIDSESGGRSGHFTSLPSGPSSSSQDAVRSSGSNGQGHHQQYPRSAFLMERQTDDILGMPHSLRALAVDIEGRRRLISEDYMFFDPFIYHGMADVHDMHRDMRLDVDNMSYEELLALEERIGDVSTGLSEDSIFKLMKQRKHLTVAPNPPDLEPCCICQEEYADGDGLGTLDCGHDFHTDCIKQWLMQKNLCPICKTTALLT; from the exons ATGAGTCATCAGACTTCTCTGAATAACACGCTAGATCCTGTAGAAAGAGCGTTGTCAAATTATAGGGTATCTTCTGGTGAGACAACATTTGTGAACACAAGTACTCACGATGTTCTGAGCTTTAGTGGCTGGAATACAGGTGAACCCAGCTCTAGACTGAATCCACAAAATCAAGTGAATGGTGATGGGTTTAAAATTGAACATGGGTGGTCTTCTTCGCTAAATGTACATTCTGGGGCCAGCCCAAGGTTGGAGGAAGGGCGACTTGAAGTAAATAATATCCTTTTTCCTGGGAGAGTTAATATTGGCCTTGGTGGCAGTCGGATTAGAAGTGGGCCTTTGTTCATGGAAGGCTCCAGCTCTAATAATGTCCCTCAGAATGTGAATCTAAATGAAGGATATGCGGGTAATAGTGGGAATAGTGGTGGGGGCATAGAATCTGGTCTAGGCCCTCATCGTAACAAGTCAAGTGGAGCAGAAATAGAGCAGACATCTTCTGCTTGTGGTTCATCTACTTATATTGAGACTTCATCTGGAAGCTCCAGCTACATGGTGGAGGACAGTACTGGTGGCTCAGGTTCTTCTTTGGGGACTTGGGGTTTATCCTGCAAGCGAAAGGCCCTTGAAGGTACTTCTGGGCAGTCTTATCCTGGTGGAAGTTCTAACTCCTTTCCACAGGCTGAAAATGCTGGATGGCGTGGTGGCTCTGGTGGTTATAGTTCTTCTAACAGTCTATTTATACTCTCCCAGGATTCTTCTGATGTTAGTCCTTCTGAACAGCAGAACCTAAGCATTGGGATTGGTATAAGAGGAGGGGCTTCTGATGCCTTTCCTTCTTCAAGTGTTATGGGTAATGCAGAAATCCCCTTCAGAAATTTTGTTAGGAGACCAAGTTCTGGAAATCAGCAGGAAGCTTTACCACTGAATTTATCTTCAACAGGGAGTAATAGGCATTCTCATTTTTTCTCCTCTCATGAATCACCTAGATCTGCTCCATTTGGTGATTCTCTGGACCTGAGACCTGCAGCAGTAACATCAGCAAGTTTGGGTGGTCCCCAAAGCCATTCTCATGCTATGCATGATCCTGGTTTGTCAGGAATCACACATCCTTTCCATTGGAATGGGGCTTCCACTTCAAGAGTGAGTGGATTTTCAAATTCTCTCAACTCTAGAGAAAGAGGCTCTTCATTAAGAGAAGAACCAAACTTAAGAAGCATCACAAGAAACGCTACAGTGCACCCCATGTTTGAACCTGCAACTGATGTGAGAAATTCTGTAAATGATCCAACAAGTTGGAGTTTGGCTTCTAGAAATATTGGCAATTCTGATGGAGTTACTTCCACTACTAGAGCTGGCGCCAGTTCAAGCATCCATATGTGGCCTAATTCTACCTGGATTCCGCACCACAATCCCCCGGCACAAAATCAGCTAAGACCATCTGAGTCCCCATGGTCTTTGTTTCCCCCCATTGACTCGGAATCTGGAGGTCGTAGTGGTCATTTTACCTCATTACCTTCAggcccttcttcttcttcacaagATGCAGTGAGGTCATCTGGATCTAATGGCCAGGGCCATCACCAACAATATCCAAGGTCTGCATTTCTTATGGAAAGACAAACTGATGATATTCTTGGTATGCCCCATTCTTTGCGAGCTTTAGCTGTTGACATTGAAGGGAGACGACGACTAATATCTGAG GACTATATGTTTTTTGACCCGTTCATATATCATGGCATGGCTGATGTGCATGACATGCACAGGGATATGAGGCTTGATGTTGATAACATGTCTTATGAg GAACTGCTGGCATTGGAAGAACGCATTGGAGATGTGAGCACTGGACTGAGTGAGGATAGCATTTTCAAGTTAATGAAACAGCGGAAACATTTAACTGTTGCACCAAATCCTCCAGACTTGGAACCATGCTGTATCTGTCAG GAGGAATATGCCGATGGGGATGGTCTTGGGACACTAGATTGTGGGCATGATTTCCACACCGATTGCATCAAACAGTGGCTAATGCAGAAGAATTTATGCCCCATTTGTAAAACGACAGCCCTGTTGACATGA